In Streptomyces sp. NBC_00414, a single window of DNA contains:
- a CDS encoding lactonase family protein, with product MTDGGGGRQRRAYIGSFTAAGGLGVLTADVDGDTGALTLLSAVDSVPDPSYLALSPGGDMLYAVSETTQGAVAAYRVKGDEPSLAGPLVPVGGSGPTHLSLFDGHVLTANYGSGSVSALPVRHDGSLAAVSGVLRHEGAGPHTQRQQGPHAHHVQPDPSRRWAVSVDLGTDSVRVCALRDGALALHREIALRPGSGPRHLAFHPDGGRAYVLNELSPTVTACRWDAVKGALKPVGETSVLPDLPDSVAYPSGIVVSPDGRFVWTATRGQDVVSVLVPGTADEGLKLVATVPCGGTWPRALALDPTGRFLYVANERSGHVAWFVIDPDTGVPQRGGSVKAPAASCVVLD from the coding sequence GTGACGGACGGCGGCGGCGGACGGCAGCGACGGGCGTACATCGGCTCCTTCACGGCGGCGGGAGGCCTGGGCGTGCTCACCGCCGACGTGGACGGGGACACCGGCGCGCTGACGCTGCTGAGCGCCGTCGACAGCGTCCCGGACCCCTCGTACCTGGCCCTGTCGCCCGGCGGGGACATGCTCTACGCGGTGAGCGAGACGACGCAGGGCGCGGTCGCCGCCTATCGCGTGAAGGGCGACGAGCCGTCCCTGGCCGGCCCGTTGGTGCCGGTCGGTGGCAGCGGGCCCACGCATCTGAGCCTCTTCGACGGGCATGTCCTGACCGCCAACTACGGCTCCGGCAGCGTCAGCGCCCTGCCCGTGCGCCACGACGGAAGCCTCGCCGCCGTCTCCGGTGTGCTGCGGCACGAGGGTGCGGGGCCGCACACCCAGCGCCAGCAGGGCCCGCACGCCCACCACGTCCAGCCCGATCCGAGCCGCCGGTGGGCGGTGAGCGTCGACCTCGGTACCGACTCGGTCCGGGTGTGCGCGCTGCGCGACGGCGCGCTCGCGCTGCACCGGGAGATCGCGCTGCGGCCCGGCTCGGGGCCGCGCCACCTGGCGTTCCACCCGGACGGCGGACGCGCCTACGTCCTCAACGAGCTCTCGCCGACCGTCACCGCCTGCCGCTGGGACGCCGTCAAGGGCGCGCTCAAGCCGGTGGGGGAGACGTCCGTGCTGCCCGACCTCCCGGACAGCGTCGCCTACCCGTCCGGCATCGTCGTGTCGCCCGACGGCCGCTTCGTGTGGACCGCCACGCGCGGCCAGGACGTCGTCTCCGTGCTCGTGCCCGGCACCGCCGACGAGGGGCTGAAGCTGGTCGCCACGGTGCCCTGCGGCGGCACCTGGCCGCGAGCGCTGGCCCTGGACCCGACGGGCCGCTTCCTGTACGTGGCCAACGAGCGGTCGGGACACGTCGCGTGGTTCGTGATCGA
- a CDS encoding helix-turn-helix domain-containing protein: MTQGGAPSPPGARLAFVLQELKQRTGLSLAQLANATTFSKSSWDRYLNGKSLPPRSAVEELCRLAGEPADRPLALLDIARTLRTHGTHRPEGGGPTRGTPDRQHTAARTDGPTPAPTSVPPEARPTASVSDGTEHTRAHPAGHRRATVLTALASVCAVALGTLVLIHLPPAHRKEASLSPTPTPATRALCRYTACQNKDPVAMKCGAEPLTLAEHETTTGAWIQIRYSQECGTSWARMWGAVLDDRVEIRAVARDGFLHGARVTSRHEADTYVHTLMSVVSPGTSVQACFSPASGGAKECFRTRTNQTIGAS; the protein is encoded by the coding sequence ATGACACAGGGCGGCGCACCCTCGCCGCCGGGCGCCCGACTGGCCTTCGTACTCCAGGAGTTGAAGCAGCGCACCGGCCTGAGCCTGGCGCAGCTCGCGAACGCGACCACCTTCAGCAAGTCGTCCTGGGACCGCTACCTCAACGGCAAGAGCCTGCCGCCCCGTAGCGCGGTCGAGGAACTGTGCCGCCTCGCCGGCGAACCCGCCGACCGCCCCTTGGCGCTCCTGGACATCGCCCGGACACTGCGGACGCACGGGACGCACCGGCCGGAAGGCGGCGGGCCGACGCGGGGGACACCGGACCGGCAGCACACCGCTGCCCGGACGGACGGGCCGACACCGGCTCCCACCTCCGTTCCGCCCGAGGCCCGGCCGACCGCGAGTGTCTCCGACGGCACCGAGCACACCCGTGCCCACCCGGCCGGGCACCGGCGTGCGACCGTCCTCACCGCCCTCGCGTCGGTGTGCGCCGTGGCCCTGGGCACGCTCGTGCTCATTCACCTTCCCCCCGCGCACCGCAAAGAGGCGTCGCTCTCTCCCACGCCCACTCCCGCCACCCGGGCGCTCTGCCGGTACACCGCCTGTCAGAACAAGGACCCCGTCGCGATGAAGTGCGGCGCCGAGCCCCTGACGCTGGCCGAGCACGAGACCACCACGGGTGCCTGGATCCAGATCCGCTACAGCCAGGAATGCGGGACGAGTTGGGCCCGGATGTGGGGCGCGGTCCTGGACGACCGCGTGGAGATCAGGGCGGTCGCCCGGGACGGCTTCCTCCATGGAGCGCGGGTCACCAGCCGTCATGAGGCGGACACCTACGTCCACACCCTCATGAGTGTGGTGAGCCCCGGGACGTCGGTGCAGGCCTGCTTCAGCCCCGCGTCGGGCGGCGCGAAAGAATGCTTCAGGACCCGCACGAACCAGACCATCGGTGCGTCGTGA
- a CDS encoding nitric oxide synthase oxygenase, giving the protein MADAASPAVTRRLFLAAAEFITLRHTEERLGAPDRRIAAVHKEIADSGTYRQTTRELVFGARVAWRNANRCIGRLYWHSLHVSDRRDVTEAEDVADACADHLREATRDGRIRALITVLAPDAPGRPGPRIWNEQLIRYAGYRHPDGGVTGDPRNTGITALLGRLGWPGGPGTPFDVLPLLVQGGTVQGGAVRGHAVRGGAVQGGAVRGGDDGPRWFALPDDAVLEVPLDHPEHSWWRGLGLRWHAVPALANMCLEIGGICYPAAPFNGWYMGTEIGARNLADTDRYDLLPRIAERLGLDTRSDRSLWRDRALVELNRSVLHSFDRAGVTVTDHHTESRRFLTHLGREESRGRTVGADWSWIVPPISGSATPVFHRTYEALEQHPAYVHHPEAHARARGETHRGSDLV; this is encoded by the coding sequence GTGGCCGACGCGGCGTCCCCGGCCGTCACCCGGCGTCTCTTCCTCGCGGCTGCGGAGTTCATCACCCTGCGGCACACCGAGGAACGGCTCGGGGCCCCGGACCGCCGGATCGCCGCCGTGCACAAGGAGATCGCGGACTCGGGCACGTACCGGCAGACGACGCGGGAACTCGTCTTCGGTGCCCGTGTCGCCTGGCGCAACGCCAACCGGTGCATCGGGCGGCTCTACTGGCACTCCCTGCACGTGAGCGACCGAAGGGACGTGACGGAAGCCGAGGACGTCGCCGACGCCTGCGCCGACCACCTGCGCGAGGCCACCCGCGACGGCCGTATCCGCGCGCTCATCACCGTCCTCGCCCCGGACGCGCCGGGCCGGCCGGGCCCGCGCATCTGGAACGAACAGCTCATCCGGTACGCCGGCTACCGGCACCCGGACGGCGGTGTCACCGGCGATCCGCGCAACACGGGCATCACCGCCCTCCTGGGACGCCTCGGCTGGCCCGGCGGCCCCGGCACCCCCTTCGACGTCCTGCCCCTGCTCGTCCAGGGCGGCACGGTCCAGGGTGGTGCAGTCCGAGGCCATGCCGTCCGGGGTGGTGCAGTCCAGGGTGGTGCGGTCCGTGGCGGCGACGACGGACCCCGCTGGTTCGCGCTGCCGGACGACGCGGTGCTCGAAGTGCCCCTCGACCACCCCGAGCACTCCTGGTGGCGCGGGCTCGGCCTGCGCTGGCACGCCGTACCGGCCCTCGCCAACATGTGCCTGGAGATCGGCGGGATCTGCTACCCGGCCGCGCCCTTCAACGGCTGGTACATGGGTACGGAGATCGGCGCGCGCAACCTCGCCGACACCGACCGCTACGACCTGCTGCCCCGCATAGCCGAGCGGCTGGGGCTCGACACGCGCAGCGACCGCTCCCTGTGGAGGGACCGCGCGCTGGTCGAACTCAACCGGTCCGTGCTGCACTCCTTCGACCGGGCCGGTGTCACGGTCACCGACCACCACACCGAGTCGCGCCGCTTCCTCACCCATCTCGGCCGCGAGGAGAGCAGGGGCCGCACGGTCGGCGCCGACTGGTCCTGGATCGTGCCGCCCATCTCGGGCAGCGCCACGCCGGTGTTCCACCGCACGTACGAGGCGCTGGAACAGCACCCCGCGTACGTGCACCATCCGGAGGCACATGCCAGGGCGCGCGGTGAGACGCACCGGGGTTCCGATTTGGTCTAG